Proteins co-encoded in one Sebastes fasciatus isolate fSebFas1 chromosome 11, fSebFas1.pri, whole genome shotgun sequence genomic window:
- the sntg1 gene encoding gamma-1-syntrophin — protein MDFKTSNEETKTGIYLMQEGNEEPFNIRLHLAKDILTIQEQDVICVSGEPFYSSERTVTIRRQTIGGFGLSIKGGAEHKIPVVISKISKEQKAELSGLLFIGDGILQINGINVRSYRHEEVVQVLRNAGEEVTLMVAFLKKTPAFLKLPLSEDCTCIPSDQSSGTSSPLCDSGLHLNYHPNNTDTLSCSSWPTSPGLRWEKRWVDLRLIPLLHSKLSQYNPGSDVCRKHAFQVIAVDGVCSGVIQFATAEDCLDWLQALASNISSLTKHNVKKINRNFPVNQQIIYMGWVDEKEQDSVQDRMYTPKFLALRGSSLFKFSAPPVTTWDWTRAEKSFTVYEIMCKILKDNDLLDKRKHCFSVQTESGEDMFFSVELEGELLIWEKAFQMATFLEVERIQCKTYACIMESHLMGLTVDFGMGFVCFDAASKAVLWRYKFSQLKGSSDDGKSKIKFLFQNQDSKSIEAKELEFSNLYAVLHCIHAFFAAKVACLDPIFVESQGTATTTGYPSLSSISCNSQTPKLKYAT, from the exons ATGGATTTCAAGACTTCAAATGAAGAG ACAAAGACTGGGATTTATTTGATGCAAGAAGGTAATGAGGAGCCGTTTAATATTCGACTACACTTGGCCAAAGATATTCTGACCATTCAAGAACAAGATGTCATCTGTGTGTCAGGAGAGCCTTTTTACTCGAGT GAGAGGACTGTAACGATCAGGAGGCAGACTATTGGAGGGTTCGGCCTGAGCATCAAG GGTGGAGCTGAGCATAAAATCCCTGTTGTgatatcaaaaatatcaaaagaGCAAAAAg CTGAACTCTCTGGGCTGCTTTTCATCGGAGACGGCATCCTTCAG ATAAATGGAATAAACGTTAGAAGTTATCGCCACGAGGAAGTG GTCCAGGTTTTGAGAAACGCAGGTGAAGAAGTCACTCTTATGGTCGCTTTCCTAAAAAAGACTCCAGCCTTTCTGAAACTGCCCCTGAGTGAAGACTGCACAT GCATCCCCAGCGACCAGAGTAGTGggacctcctctcctctgtgcgATAGCGGCCTGCACTTGAACTACCATCCTAACAACACG GACACGCTGTCCTGCTCATCCTGGCCCACGTCCCCGGGGCTCCGCTGGGAGAAGAGATGGGTGGACCTGCGCCTTATTCCTCTGCTTCACTCAAAGCTGTCGCAGTACAACCCGGGCTCTGACGTCTGCAG GAAACATGCGTTCCAGGTCATAGCGGTGGACGGAGTTTGCAGCGGAGTCATACAATTCGCCACCGCTGAAGACTGCTTGGACTGGCTCCAGGCTTTAGCGAGCAACATTTCCAGTCTCACCAAGCACAAT GTGAAGAAGATTAACCGAAATTTTCCAGTAAACCAGCAG ATTATCTACATGGGCTGGGTCGACGAGAAGGAGCAGGACTCCGTTCAGGACCGAATGTATACACCAAAGTTCCTCGCTTTGAGGGGTTCCTCACTCTTCAAGTTTTCAGCACCTCCT GTGACAACATGGGACTGGACCAGAGCAGAGAAAAGCTTTACTGTGTACGAGATAATGTGCAAGATTTTAAAG GATAATGACCTTCTGGACAAGAGGAAGCACTGCTTCAGCGTCCAGACGGAGAGCGGCGAGGACATGTTCTTCAGCGTGGAACTGGAGGGCGAGCTGCTGATCTGGGAAAAGGCTTTTCAGATGGCCACTTTCCTGGAGGTGGAGAGGATTCAG TGTAAAACGTATGCCTGTATCATGGAGAGCCACCTTATGGGACTCACAGTTGACTTCGGCATGGGATTTGTATGCTTTGATGCAGCTTCAAAG GCGGTCCTGTGGAGATACAAGTTCTCCCAACTAAAAGGATCATCTGATGATGGAAAAAGCAAGATCAAGTTTTTATTCCAAAATCAAGACTCCAAATCTATTGAAGCAAAG GAGCTGGAGTTCTCAAACCTCTACGCCGTGCTTCATTGTATTCACGCTTTTTTTGCTGCCAAAGTCGCTTGCCTGGACCCGATTTTTGTGGAGAGCCAAGGCACCGCGACCACCACCGGGTATCCTTCTCTTTCCAGTATCTCATGTAATTCACAGACACCTAAACTCAAATACGCCACCTGA